GCTCGCCGAGCGCCGCTTCGACTTCGACCTGGCCCGCTACGGCGACAGCGCGATCGTCACGACGACCGCGACGCCGCGCCAGCCCGGGCGCCTGTCGATCCGCGCGGCCTTGTTCGTGCGCGACCACCTGATCGCCTCGGTGGTCCTGCACACGACCGTCGGCGCGGACGCCGGGACGGTGCGGCAGCGGTGCGACTGGAACGTCGCGCTCCAGCCAGGGTTCGCGGACCTGCCGGCGCCGGCGCGCACGCTGATCTTCAACGAGGCGGCGACCGGCACCCACTGGCTAGCGGCGTACAGCCGCGCCGGCGGCGCGATGCCCGGCGCCGCGCCGTGGCCGCTCGAGCTCGACCCGCTCGCGGTCCAGGCCGCGACCGATCTGGCCCGCAACCGCCTGGGCTTCGTCCAGGGCAGCCGCACCGCGCTGGGCCAGGTGCTCGGCGGCGTGGGCGCCCAGGGCCAGCCGCTGCCCCGCCCGTCGTACGCCTTCGCGGGCCCGCGCGACCACGCCAACGAGCAGGGTCGCGCGGACGCCATCGCCGCGCTGGCCGCCGCCGGGCGCCAGCTCTACGCCGATCTGATCGAGAACGCGCTCGGCGCCAACGGCCCGCGGACCCAGGACGAGGTGCTGGCCGAGTTCCAGGCCACGCTCGCAGGCGACGACCACCTGCTCCAGATCGCGCGCTGCCACGTCGGCGGCGCGACCGTGCCGTGGGCCCTCGCGTACGATCTCCCCCTCGACGCCGGGGCGACCACCCCGCTGTGCCAGCACTTCATCGACGACTCGCGCGCCGATCCGACGATCGTCGATCGCCCCGCGAGCTGCGCCGCCCGCGCGACCTGTCCGGCCGTCACCGCCCCCGGCTCCGCCGTCTGCCCGTTCGGGTTCTGGGGCATGCGGCTCGAGCTCGAGGAGCCGCCGTACCAGGTCGCCGGGACCCAACCCCCGGCGCTCGGCGTCGTGCAGATCGCGAGCGCCTCGCTCCCGGCGGCGGTGACGATCGCCCCGCACGAGTTCGCGTGCCTCGCGGCGCACTTCACCGCGCTGAGGGGCGTCGCGACGATCGCCGCCACGACGCCCGCCACCGCCCGCGCCGCGGTGCTCGAACAGCTCAAGCGCGGCGACGAGCCGCTGGTCTACTTCTTCTGCCACGGCGATCAGACCGCCCTCGGGTTCGCGCTCCGGGTCGGGCCGCAGCAATGGAAGGAGTACATCTACACCTCCGACCTGCCGGTCGGTCCGGCCGGCTGGACCTGGCACCGGCGCACACCGCTGGTGTTCCTCAACGGCTGCGACACGGCTGCGTTCGACGCCAACAACCTGAGCCAGTTCATCCAGCGCTTCCGCCGGCTCGGCGCCGTCGGTGTCATCGGCACGGCGATCGAGGTGTTCACCGACGTCGCGACCGTCGTCGGTCGCGAGCTGCTCGAGCGCCTCGCGCGCGGCGAGCGCGTCGGCGCCGCGATGCTGGCGATGCGGCGCAGCTTGCTGCGCGACCTGAACCCGATGGGCCTCGCCTACGCCGCGTACGCGCCGGCGCACGCGCACGTGCACGCCCCGACCTGCGCCCTCGACCCGGAGCCGTCGCCATGACCACCTCGACCGAGCTCGTCACCAACCTGCGCGACCCCGACACCTGGACGGTCCTGGCCGTCGCCGCCGGCGCTGGCGCGATCGGCGGCTTCACCCACTGGCTGGGCGCGGTCGCCGGGGTGATCACGCCCGACCCCGATGACGCGGCCACCAAGACGGTGACGCGCGTGGCGGCCGAGATCATGGTCGGCGCCGCGGCCGCGGTGATCATGCTGTTCGTCGTCAAGCCGGCCGACGGGTTCGGCATGATCGCCAGCTCGATCATGACCGGCCTGTTCGGCCGGGCGGTGATCTCGGCGCTGCGCGCGCGCGCCCAGGTCGAGATCATCGACAAGGCCCGGGGTGCGGCGCAGGCCGCCGCCGCCACCGCCGGCCGCGACGCCGCCGCGCTGGCCGAGCACGTCGACGCCCTGCTGCAGGTCACACCCGACGCCGTCGGCGACGCCTTGATGAAGTCCTCCACCGCGACGCCACCGCCCGTAGCCGCGTCGGTGCGCGCCGCCGCCGCCCGCGCGCTCGCGTCCTTTCGCGCCCGCACCACCTGAGAGGTTCAGATGCCGAGCTACCGTCAACGCGAGTTCATCAGCCCCGAGTTCGTGCTGCTGCCCGCCGGGCCGGCGCGCGCCATCGAGCTTCGACCGGCCACCGGTGGCGCGGTGATCGTGCGCGCGGTCGTCGGCGCCGACAACTGCAAGGTCACCGCCGCCCTCCACGACCCGCACGGCGTCGCCGTGACCGCCCCGTACGTCGGGAACTTGAACCAGCTCGCGCTGACGTGGCAGATCCCCGATGACCACGCCGGCCTCGGCCAGACCTGGTCTGTCCGCGTCGTCAACACCGGCGCGGCCCGCGGCGTCGCCGCCCTCGAGATCGCCTATCCGGCGGCGTTCGAGCGCGAGATCGCGCCGCTGCCCAAGCTGAACGACATGGCGGTCATGGCGCTGCGAGAGATCGGCCTCACCGCGGCGGTGGTCGACGGCCACTTCGACGTCGGCTGCGATCGCCAGTTCGTCGGCTACATCCCCGAGGGCTGGGCGCACCACGTCAACGTCGTCCGCGGCATCACGATCACCCGCGGCCGGATCGACAAGCGCGCGATCCAGTTCGTGCCGCCCGCCGACGATCTGCCGCGCGGCGGCATCGAGCTGGTGCTCGGGTGCGACGACGTCCGGCTCAAGAAGGGGATTTCGCTGGGCGGGATCGACGACGCCCGCCTGACGATCCGCGCCGGCCTGGCGGTCGTCCGCGGTGCGCTCGCGATCACGCCGGTGGCGGTGACGCTGACCGGCGATCTGAAGGGCCTCGCGAACCTGCTGGCGCTGGTCGACGCCAAGGACCGCCTGGCCACCGCGCTCCGCGCCGCGCTGGTCGAGCAACTCGCCGGGCCGCGCGCCGGCGTGCTCGCCACCGCGACCACGTGGTTGCGCCGGCTCGTGCGGATGGACGAGCTGCTCGACGTGCAGGTGACCGCGGCCGGGCTGGTCCTCGACTACACCACCGTGCGCGGCGCGCCGCCGCCGCTGTCGACCGCGCCAGCCCCGACGCCGAGCGGGCGCCTCCAGCACCTCATCGTCGTGATGATGGAGAACCGCTCCTACGATCACATGCTCGCGGCGCTGTTCGCCGCGCACCCCGCGCTCGGCACGATGCCGAACTACCAGGCGACCCACGGCCCGACGACCTACCCCTTCACCGCGGCCACGACCTCGCAGGTCATCGTCGATCCACCCCACGGGCCCGCGGCGCAGACGGCCAACGCGGCCGGCGACTGGCTGGGGCCGTACGCGCCGCGCCAGCCGCCCAACCTCGGCGACGTGCTCACGTACCAGCCGGTCGCCAACATCCCGACGCTGGCCCACCTGGTCGAGCACGGGTGCGTGTGCCGGGCCTGGCGCGCAGCGGTGCCGGGCTCGACCTGGCCCAACCGGAACTACGCACTGTCGGGAACCTCGGGCGGCGCGCTCGACAACGCCGAGGGCGGCTTCGACCTGTTCGACTTCCTCACCGTGTGCGACGTGCTGCAGGCCCAGGGCGCGCGCTGGCGCTACTACCGCAGCGACGTCACGTTCCTCGAGCTGTACCGTCGCTGGGCGCTCGACCAGACCCGGATCGTGCCGGTCGATGAGTTCCACCGCGGCGCGGCCCAGGGACAGCTCCCGGCGGTGAGCTGGATCGAGCCGAACATCGCCGACTTCGGCGCCAGCCACGCCAGCGACGACCATCCCCCGGCCGACGTCAAGTTCGGGCAGGGCTTCCTCGCCGACGTCTACAACTCGCTGGTGAAGTTCACCGCGACCGGGCACACCGACTGGCTGCTGGTCGTGACCTACGACGAGCACGGCGGGTTCTACGACTCGGCAGGCGCAGATCCGTCGGCCGTCGCGGACGGCCCCGCGGGCCCTGGCCGACGAGGCTTCCGCGTGCCGGCGCTGTTCGTGTCGCCGTGGCTGGCGCCGGGCGTGTGCGACGTCGCGCTCGATCACGCCAGCATCGTGCGCACGGTGCTCGATCGGTTCTGCGCGCCGGAGCCGCTGCTCGCGCAGGTGCCGCGCGTCCACGAGGCGGTCAGCCTCGCCAGGCTGCTCGACGGCGTGCCCGGCGCCGGCTGGCCGGTGCCGCGGACCGCGCCGGTGCCGCCACCGCCGCTCGCCGCGCTCGGCCCGAGCTTCTACCCGCCGCCGCCACCCCCGCTGAT
The genomic region above belongs to Myxococcales bacterium and contains:
- a CDS encoding CHAT domain-containing protein; the protein is MRRHTRRRLAVTITLRRESTSYPQPRAAAPVLYPDEDLARAVVDEGGLGPMIARLAPRIASALTDAVAGVDEPLVRLHVVASGSRELVTWVRQHPWPTWLHAWWPTALVTIEGPPAPSRPRLTLPLDLAVDVAAPAAITLDPMVRHVEGQGWRRATGAADVVELDRDQRLPDWHRATRLTIRTGATAPVSPRDRTSTLTLATPERGPEFLREFYRALQHDAPLDAAAATAAARSGLPTSALRLDLMRGGEDDLRLSSAILEQAERTSSATSVKASVDVSDLVTRSRDFLDAGHAQLDAIDFDQELHGVTRTFDLFARRERVRQVLATARYVRHANLWWSDRPRPRLGRATARPALEVATPYPLAFAVLETARADAASAVVDDEVLTELLGPGWATTRAVLVLFAPRDAVELAERRFDFDLARYGDSAIVTTTATPRQPGRLSIRAALFVRDHLIASVVLHTTVGADAGTVRQRCDWNVALQPGFADLPAPARTLIFNEAATGTHWLAAYSRAGGAMPGAAPWPLELDPLAVQAATDLARNRLGFVQGSRTALGQVLGGVGAQGQPLPRPSYAFAGPRDHANEQGRADAIAALAAAGRQLYADLIENALGANGPRTQDEVLAEFQATLAGDDHLLQIARCHVGGATVPWALAYDLPLDAGATTPLCQHFIDDSRADPTIVDRPASCAARATCPAVTAPGSAVCPFGFWGMRLELEEPPYQVAGTQPPALGVVQIASASLPAAVTIAPHEFACLAAHFTALRGVATIAATTPATARAAVLEQLKRGDEPLVYFFCHGDQTALGFALRVGPQQWKEYIYTSDLPVGPAGWTWHRRTPLVFLNGCDTAAFDANNLSQFIQRFRRLGAVGVIGTAIEVFTDVATVVGRELLERLARGERVGAAMLAMRRSLLRDLNPMGLAYAAYAPAHAHVHAPTCALDPEPSP
- a CDS encoding S8 family serine peptidase; this translates as MPSYRQREFISPEFVLLPAGPARAIELRPATGGAVIVRAVVGADNCKVTAALHDPHGVAVTAPYVGNLNQLALTWQIPDDHAGLGQTWSVRVVNTGAARGVAALEIAYPAAFEREIAPLPKLNDMAVMALREIGLTAAVVDGHFDVGCDRQFVGYIPEGWAHHVNVVRGITITRGRIDKRAIQFVPPADDLPRGGIELVLGCDDVRLKKGISLGGIDDARLTIRAGLAVVRGALAITPVAVTLTGDLKGLANLLALVDAKDRLATALRAALVEQLAGPRAGVLATATTWLRRLVRMDELLDVQVTAAGLVLDYTTVRGAPPPLSTAPAPTPSGRLQHLIVVMMENRSYDHMLAALFAAHPALGTMPNYQATHGPTTYPFTAATTSQVIVDPPHGPAAQTANAAGDWLGPYAPRQPPNLGDVLTYQPVANIPTLAHLVEHGCVCRAWRAAVPGSTWPNRNYALSGTSGGALDNAEGGFDLFDFLTVCDVLQAQGARWRYYRSDVTFLELYRRWALDQTRIVPVDEFHRGAAQGQLPAVSWIEPNIADFGASHASDDHPPADVKFGQGFLADVYNSLVKFTATGHTDWLLVVTYDEHGGFYDSAGADPSAVADGPAGPGRRGFRVPALFVSPWLAPGVCDVALDHASIVRTVLDRFCAPEPLLAQVPRVHEAVSLARLLDGVPGAGWPVPRTAPVPPPPLAALGPSFYPPPPPPLMGGAAAPTGPAFTRAPADTALWRQVQDRQRAMNDAVVARTMGGPAPIDPLATAPAALEAIHVGLGRHDPATLAPGWTAIAGLAGDDTALLLPPAGVTVTEAWDRIHALRGAAGLTFAEPLWATRGGHGPEEGPADGDADWALRAIRAPEAWRRVGPTGRTRGAGVVVAHLDTGLTPHRDLDGAVLAGLGWDYVDEDATPEDRLEHGLGLFPGHGTSTASVLVSRERDQGHIVGVAPEASILPYRISRSVVHLSMVGMVKAIKRAVASGAHVISLSAGGLWSYALHAAVRDATRAGVIVVAAAGNRVRVVVWPARFPEVIGVGACDRELRRWSGSSRGDAVAVTAPGVGVWCAAAGPGDGVRAGTGTSFATAMVAGAVANWLSYWGRDSLIARFGVTGLAAAARRAVRRAVRSLSGPADGMGTGVLDLERLLGEPLEEIDLGTLMGGGRKRMPLETAEAVAAVTVDDPDALARFAPADRAVVADEVAFFAWLAEQGPTPTAWDQLARADGSALLRARL